Proteins encoded within one genomic window of Bacillus sp. SM2101:
- a CDS encoding exodeoxyribonuclease VII small subunit, whose amino-acid sequence MNKEITFEQAMEQLEKIVEKLEEGDVPLEEAIDFFKEGMKLSSFCHEKLQNVEKQMDQILREDGELEPFTIREDE is encoded by the coding sequence ATGAATAAGGAGATAACATTTGAACAAGCAATGGAGCAGCTTGAAAAGATTGTTGAGAAACTTGAAGAAGGAGATGTTCCTCTGGAGGAGGCAATTGATTTCTTTAAAGAAGGTATGAAACTTTCATCATTTTGTCATGAAAAACTACAAAATGTAGAAAAACAAATGGATCAAATACTTCGTGAAGACGGTGAGCTTGAACCTTTCACTATTCGAGAGGATGAGTGA
- the xseA gene encoding exodeoxyribonuclease VII large subunit: MGEKKFVTVTALTKYVKRKFDVDPHLQDIWVKGEISNFTLHSRGHMYFTLKDEGAKIQAVMFAKQNRTLKYKPENGMKVLLRGEISVYQSSGSYQIYVKEMEPDGIGSLYTAFEELKKRLDEEGLFLSKYKKNIPKFPRYIGVITSPTGAAVRDILTTIKRRYPIANVIILPALVQGEYAPQSLVEKIKYANQLAYLDVLIVGRGGGSIEELWAFNEESVVREIFASSIPVISAVGHETDFTISDFVADLRAPTPTGAAEIAVPKLSDVAERLSQNKVRLIKLMKQRLVNEADQLNHMKKSYAFRYPQQLYAQKNQELDRMLEQLKRTASRLVSVKQDSAEHLMKRLIQKHPKEIIHKALEQHSLTTKALQKEIQNVVKQKQLLFTSNVSKLDALSPLKVMDRGFSLVYDKNDLIVKSVERVKVNDSLTIQMKDGKVACEVCSVEERMIDE; the protein is encoded by the coding sequence ATGGGTGAAAAAAAATTTGTAACAGTAACTGCGTTAACAAAATATGTGAAACGTAAGTTTGATGTTGACCCTCATTTACAAGATATATGGGTAAAAGGTGAAATTTCAAACTTCACCTTGCATAGCCGTGGACATATGTATTTCACCTTAAAAGATGAGGGAGCAAAAATTCAAGCAGTCATGTTTGCTAAGCAAAATCGTACGTTAAAATATAAACCTGAAAATGGCATGAAGGTGTTACTCAGGGGAGAAATATCGGTATATCAATCCAGTGGATCATATCAGATCTACGTTAAAGAAATGGAACCTGATGGCATAGGTAGCTTGTATACTGCATTTGAAGAACTAAAAAAAAGGCTTGATGAGGAAGGGCTATTTTTATCTAAGTACAAAAAAAATATTCCTAAGTTTCCACGATACATTGGTGTTATAACATCCCCGACTGGAGCTGCAGTTAGAGATATATTAACTACTATTAAAAGGCGTTATCCTATAGCGAATGTAATAATATTACCAGCTCTTGTACAAGGTGAATATGCACCACAATCATTAGTTGAAAAAATAAAATATGCGAATCAACTAGCATATTTAGATGTATTAATCGTTGGTAGAGGTGGGGGCTCAATTGAAGAATTATGGGCGTTTAACGAGGAAAGCGTTGTAAGAGAAATCTTTGCTTCATCGATACCAGTCATCTCTGCTGTAGGTCATGAGACAGATTTTACGATTTCAGATTTTGTTGCAGATTTAAGAGCACCTACTCCCACAGGAGCAGCTGAAATAGCAGTGCCTAAATTATCCGACGTTGCTGAACGGTTATCACAAAATAAAGTCCGTCTTATAAAGTTGATGAAACAAAGGCTAGTTAATGAAGCAGATCAATTAAATCATATGAAAAAATCATATGCATTTCGGTATCCACAACAACTCTATGCCCAAAAAAACCAAGAGCTTGATCGCATGCTAGAACAGCTTAAACGTACAGCTAGCCGATTAGTTAGCGTGAAACAAGACAGTGCCGAGCATTTAATGAAACGTTTAATCCAAAAGCATCCTAAAGAAATAATTCATAAAGCATTGGAGCAACATTCTTTAACAACAAAAGCTCTCCAAAAAGAAATACAAAATGTTGTAAAGCAAAAGCAACTCTTATTTACCTCTAATGTTTCTAAATTAGATGCTTTAAGTCCACTGAAAGTAATGGATAGAGGATTTAGCCTAGTTTATGATAAAAATGATCTTATAGTAAAAAGTGTTGAAAGAGTAAAAGTGAATGATAGCCTAACAATACAAATGAAAGATGGTAAAGTAGCTTGTGAAGTTTGCAGTGTAGAGGAGCGAATGATAGATGAATAA
- the nusB gene encoding transcription antitermination factor NusB — MKRRTARKKALQALFQIDISDIESKEAIDNVIGEQHSDPFLEEIVIGVAKHQAEIDEHIRKHLENWTIERVANVDRSILRIAVFEMMYIDEIPTNVSIDEAIELGKLFGDEQSGKFINGVLSKISNSINRT; from the coding sequence ATGAAACGTCGTACTGCTAGAAAAAAGGCACTACAAGCATTATTTCAAATTGACATAAGTGATATTGAATCAAAGGAAGCTATTGACAATGTAATTGGTGAACAACATAGCGATCCTTTCCTAGAAGAAATAGTCATAGGTGTAGCAAAGCACCAGGCTGAGATAGATGAACATATTCGTAAGCATTTAGAGAATTGGACGATAGAACGGGTAGCAAATGTTGATCGGTCCATATTACGCATTGCGGTGTTTGAAATGATGTATATAGATGAAATACCAACAAACGTAAGTATTGATGAGGCAATTGAATTAGGCAAGCTTTTTGGCGATGAACAGTCTGGGAAATTTATAAATGGTGTGTTATCAAAAATAAGTAATTCGATAAATAGGACATAA
- a CDS encoding Asp23/Gls24 family envelope stress response protein codes for MESNLLEMNQGNNSLGKIEIAPEVIEVIAGIAASEIEGIAQMRGNFASGVVERLGIKNHGKGVKVELTEEGVSIDVYCMVKFGVSIPSIAHQVQDNVRQTLLNMTALDVDEVNIHVVGVQFDNPTQETEIEEL; via the coding sequence ATGGAAAGCAACTTATTAGAAATGAACCAAGGGAATAATAGTTTAGGGAAAATCGAAATTGCTCCTGAAGTAATTGAGGTTATAGCAGGCATAGCTGCATCTGAGATTGAGGGTATTGCACAAATGCGAGGAAACTTTGCTTCTGGAGTAGTTGAGAGGCTAGGTATAAAAAATCATGGTAAAGGTGTTAAGGTTGAACTCACTGAAGAGGGTGTTTCAATAGACGTGTACTGTATGGTGAAGTTTGGAGTTTCGATCCCGAGTATAGCTCATCAAGTACAAGACAACGTGCGTCAGACACTATTGAATATGACTGCTTTGGATGTTGATGAAGTTAACATTCACGTAGTAGGAGTTCAATTTGATAACCCAACACAAGAGACTGAAATAGAAGAACTTTAA
- the accC gene encoding acetyl-CoA carboxylase biotin carboxylase subunit codes for MIKKLLIANRGEIAVRIIRACTELGIETVAVFSEADRDALHVQMADEAYCIGPTASKDSYLNFTNIISVATLTGSDAIHPGYGFLAENADFADLCRECNITFVGPSPEAINKMGTKDVARETMKEADVPIVPGSQGIINSTDEAVRLANDIGYPVIIKATAGGGGKGIRVAEDEQELINGINITQQEAATAFGNPGVYIEKYVQDFRHVEIQVLADNYGNVIHLGERDCSIQRRLQKLVEETPSPALNEEIRERMGSAAVKAAAAVNYSGAGTVEFIFDYNENAFYFMEMNTRIQVEHPVTEMVTGVDLIKEQIRVASGEKLAYTQEDITYTGWSIECRINAENPEKNFMPSPGRINMYLPPGGYGVRVDSAAYPGYMIPPYYDSMIAKLITYGKTRDEAIDRMKRALKEFVIEGVHTTIPFHMNLLEHEKFVEGNFNTKFLELYDVMGNK; via the coding sequence ATGATAAAAAAATTATTAATTGCAAACAGGGGTGAAATTGCTGTACGCATCATTCGAGCATGTACAGAGTTGGGAATAGAAACTGTTGCAGTATTTTCTGAGGCTGACCGTGACGCATTACATGTACAAATGGCAGACGAGGCTTATTGTATTGGACCTACCGCGTCAAAAGATAGCTATTTAAATTTTACAAATATTATTAGTGTAGCAACACTTACAGGTAGTGATGCTATTCATCCTGGCTACGGTTTTTTAGCTGAAAATGCAGATTTCGCAGATCTATGCAGGGAATGTAATATTACATTTGTTGGTCCAAGCCCAGAAGCGATCAACAAAATGGGTACTAAGGATGTAGCTAGAGAGACTATGAAGGAAGCTGATGTTCCAATTGTACCTGGGTCCCAAGGTATAATTAATAGTACGGATGAAGCAGTACGATTAGCTAACGACATTGGATATCCTGTTATTATCAAAGCGACAGCGGGTGGTGGAGGAAAAGGCATTCGTGTCGCAGAAGATGAACAAGAATTAATAAATGGTATCAACATTACTCAACAAGAGGCAGCTACTGCGTTTGGGAATCCTGGAGTTTATATTGAAAAATATGTTCAAGATTTTCGTCATGTAGAGATTCAAGTATTAGCCGATAACTATGGAAATGTCATTCATTTAGGTGAACGTGATTGTTCGATTCAACGTCGTCTCCAAAAGCTTGTAGAGGAAACACCGTCACCTGCACTAAATGAAGAAATACGTGAACGAATGGGAAGTGCAGCAGTTAAAGCGGCTGCAGCTGTAAACTATTCAGGAGCAGGAACGGTAGAGTTTATTTTTGACTATAACGAAAACGCGTTCTACTTCATGGAAATGAATACGAGGATTCAAGTTGAGCATCCAGTTACAGAGATGGTAACAGGAGTTGATTTAATAAAAGAACAAATCCGTGTAGCTTCTGGAGAAAAGCTAGCATACACTCAAGAAGACATTACATATACTGGATGGTCAATTGAATGTAGGATAAATGCAGAAAATCCTGAGAAGAACTTTATGCCTTCACCTGGAAGAATTAATATGTACTTACCGCCAGGAGGCTACGGGGTTCGTGTAGATTCGGCAGCATATCCTGGGTATATGATTCCACCATATTATGACTCAATGATAGCAAAATTAATTACCTATGGAAAAACTAGAGATGAAGCAATTGATAGAATGAAAAGGGCATTAAAGGAATTTGTAATCGAAGGAGTTCATACAACTATACCTTTTCATATGAATTTGTTAGAACATGAAAAATTTGTAGAAGGAAATTTTAATACTAAATTTCTTGAATTATATGATGTAATGGGCAATAAATAA
- the accB gene encoding acetyl-CoA carboxylase biotin carboxyl carrier protein has product MLKIQEIRELIKLVDQSNIDEFVYENEGSKIKMKKQGTVTKQIISNIAVEEAQKHQPVAPTTELSSSPVSEVTAESSNERVEKERKDIEEHTDLHKITSPMVGTFYAAPSPDSDKYVSVGDSVQNNTVVCIVEAMKLFNEIEAEVKGEIVDILAEDGQLVEYGQPLFLVKPV; this is encoded by the coding sequence ATGTTGAAAATTCAAGAGATTCGAGAATTAATTAAACTAGTTGACCAATCAAATATTGACGAATTTGTTTATGAGAATGAAGGTTCAAAAATTAAAATGAAAAAACAAGGGACCGTTACTAAACAAATCATTAGTAACATTGCTGTTGAGGAAGCGCAAAAGCATCAACCTGTTGCACCAACAACTGAACTAAGTTCAAGTCCGGTGTCAGAAGTTACCGCTGAAAGCAGTAACGAACGCGTGGAAAAAGAAAGAAAAGATATTGAAGAACATACAGATTTACATAAGATTACTTCTCCAATGGTTGGAACTTTTTATGCTGCTCCATCACCTGATAGTGACAAATACGTTTCAGTAGGTGATAGTGTGCAAAACAACACAGTAGTTTGTATTGTAGAGGCAATGAAGTTATTTAATGAAATTGAAGCAGAAGTAAAAGGAGAAATCGTAGACATTCTTGCAGAAGATGGCCAACTTGTAGAATATGGTCAGCCCTTGTTCCTTGTGAAGCCTGTGTAA
- a CDS encoding SpoIIIAH-like family protein, translated as MLLKKQTVWLLTMVALVLILSVYYITSDGGTRNDLAFINQEMVEEEQSGTVVEISEQGSMSDMVEGLEEDSLTLSADDWIIAKRMQLQDIRSKEMEKLQDIAASKTATIAQINEAASKLEELETLSAKEDTLEVLIESMGYVAALVETNGNNVEVTVQAEALSASEANAIIKKVNEEFQERKDVLVKHNP; from the coding sequence ATGCTTTTAAAAAAACAAACTGTATGGTTGTTAACGATGGTGGCTTTGGTTCTAATATTATCTGTATATTATATTACTAGTGATGGCGGAACGAGAAATGATTTAGCTTTTATTAATCAAGAGATGGTAGAAGAAGAACAATCTGGAACTGTAGTAGAAATTAGTGAACAAGGAAGTATGAGCGATATGGTAGAAGGATTGGAAGAAGATTCTCTTACTTTGTCTGCTGACGATTGGATTATAGCAAAACGCATGCAGCTACAAGATATAAGAAGTAAAGAGATGGAGAAATTACAAGACATTGCAGCTTCAAAAACTGCCACGATTGCTCAAATTAACGAGGCAGCAAGTAAACTTGAGGAACTTGAAACATTAAGTGCAAAAGAAGATACATTAGAAGTGTTAATTGAGTCCATGGGCTATGTTGCTGCACTTGTTGAGACAAATGGAAATAATGTGGAAGTAACTGTGCAGGCAGAAGCTTTATCTGCGAGCGAGGCTAATGCGATCATCAAGAAGGTGAATGAGGAATTTCAAGAAAGGAAAGATGTGCTAGTTAAGCACAATCCATAA
- the spoIIIAG gene encoding stage III sporulation protein AG encodes MEKNRGFIQWIQNFLSKNNGSNDKTKSKYIYVLILLVLGVVLILLNNVMFPSEEASYTNPSLLTEEQKDTPVFGAKNTQDESMSDYETNYENQLKDLLEQVEGVGDVAVSVNLDSTEINVLEKSTTTSTQTTKETDREGGKREVEDWSVDEQAIIIRDGEKETPIVLTTKKPKVRGVLVVAKLEDMQAKKRVKDAVIKLLDVPSHRVEVLPKKSEGE; translated from the coding sequence GTGGAGAAAAATAGAGGGTTTATACAATGGATACAAAACTTCCTTTCAAAAAATAATGGTAGCAATGATAAAACAAAATCTAAGTATATATATGTACTTATATTGTTAGTATTGGGTGTCGTTTTAATACTATTAAATAATGTGATGTTTCCTAGTGAAGAAGCTTCATATACGAATCCATCTTTGTTAACTGAAGAGCAAAAGGATACACCTGTTTTTGGCGCGAAAAATACGCAAGATGAATCAATGAGTGATTATGAGACGAACTATGAAAATCAATTAAAGGATCTATTAGAACAGGTAGAGGGTGTAGGAGATGTAGCAGTTAGTGTTAACTTAGACTCAACTGAAATAAATGTGCTAGAGAAAAGCACTACAACATCGACCCAAACGACAAAAGAGACTGATAGAGAAGGTGGAAAAAGAGAAGTAGAAGATTGGTCTGTTGATGAACAAGCCATAATTATACGAGACGGTGAGAAGGAGACACCTATTGTTTTAACAACGAAAAAGCCTAAAGTTCGTGGGGTTCTAGTAGTTGCGAAGTTAGAAGATATGCAAGCTAAAAAAAGGGTGAAGGATGCAGTTATAAAATTGTTAGATGTACCTAGTCATAGAGTAGAAGTATTGCCGAAAAAATCTGAGGGGGAATGA
- the spoIIIAF gene encoding stage III sporulation protein AF: MEFLLEWITNVILFLLLATVIDLLIPDTSIQKYVKMVTGLLLITIIITPLLQLLSTDIDQIFSSMNTKSEFQEEMLENEIEMKKKEIQASHRAYILEQTAVQMKEDVEEELIETYGYMIQDIEIFLTDDTVTGVEVMVTKYHADGVTVPVVKSISINTSQPMKKNNKSVAEQDISKHLSDAWEIDSELIHVQMEGGSS, from the coding sequence GTGGAGTTTTTGCTTGAATGGATTACAAATGTCATCTTGTTTCTTCTTCTTGCAACAGTCATAGATTTATTAATTCCGGATACTAGCATACAAAAATATGTCAAAATGGTCACTGGTTTATTATTAATTACAATTATAATTACCCCACTTCTTCAACTACTGTCAACAGACATCGACCAAATCTTTTCATCAATGAATACAAAATCAGAGTTTCAAGAAGAAATGTTAGAAAATGAAATTGAAATGAAGAAAAAAGAAATACAAGCATCACATCGTGCATATATTTTAGAACAAACGGCTGTCCAAATGAAAGAAGATGTGGAAGAGGAGTTGATAGAAACGTATGGATACATGATTCAAGATATAGAAATCTTTCTTACTGATGACACAGTAACCGGAGTCGAAGTGATGGTGACAAAATATCATGCAGATGGAGTTACAGTTCCAGTTGTGAAATCAATTAGTATAAATACCTCCCAACCAATGAAGAAAAATAACAAGTCAGTAGCAGAACAAGATATTTCTAAGCATTTATCGGACGCATGGGAAATTGATTCAGAACTCATACATGTACAAATGGAAGGGGGGAGTAGTTAA
- the spoIIIAE gene encoding stage III sporulation protein AE has product MKQLCLIFCASALFLFFFFPNNVQASSPQQDFVDQQLEALGIEEIKQFWDEIVTKYGGFLPESQKGSFFDFVRGEKEFSIQQWLMGLVKFLFYELAANGKLLGTLLMLTILSMFLQTVQNAFEQQTVSKVAYALVYMVLIIIALNSFHIVIQFTKEAIEIMTNFMIALIPLLLALIATSGGIISAAFFHPIILFLMNTSGLLINYIVLPLLFLSALLSIVSTLTDHYKVTQLAQLLKSISIGLLGTFLTVFLGVISVQGSSSAVTDGITIRTAKFVTNNFVPVIGRIFTETTDTVISASLLLKNTVGIVGVAILLLIAVFPALKILSIAVIYKLTAALIQPIGGGPVIDCLDIISKSIIYIFAALAIVSLMFFLSITVIIAVGNMTMMVR; this is encoded by the coding sequence TTGAAGCAACTATGTTTAATATTTTGCGCTTCAGCTTTGTTTTTGTTTTTTTTCTTTCCGAATAATGTACAAGCTTCTTCCCCTCAACAAGATTTTGTTGATCAACAGTTGGAGGCACTTGGGATTGAAGAAATTAAACAGTTTTGGGATGAAATAGTGACGAAGTATGGTGGCTTTTTACCAGAAAGCCAAAAAGGCAGTTTTTTTGATTTTGTTCGTGGTGAGAAAGAATTCTCAATTCAACAGTGGTTAATGGGGTTAGTAAAATTTTTATTTTACGAACTTGCCGCAAATGGAAAACTATTAGGAACTTTACTAATGCTAACAATCTTAAGTATGTTTTTGCAAACAGTTCAAAATGCTTTTGAACAGCAAACGGTTAGTAAAGTGGCTTATGCTCTCGTATATATGGTGCTAATCATCATTGCTTTAAACAGCTTTCATATTGTTATCCAATTTACGAAAGAGGCAATAGAAATCATGACGAATTTCATGATTGCGTTAATTCCGCTTTTACTAGCACTAATTGCTACTTCTGGGGGCATTATCTCAGCTGCTTTTTTTCATCCGATCATTCTTTTTTTGATGAACACAAGTGGTTTACTAATAAATTATATTGTGCTACCCCTATTATTCTTATCTGCATTATTAAGTATTGTAAGTACACTAACTGACCATTATAAAGTAACGCAATTGGCTCAATTATTAAAAAGTATAAGCATTGGCTTGCTCGGTACTTTTTTAACTGTATTTCTAGGCGTTATTTCAGTTCAAGGATCATCCTCTGCGGTGACAGATGGAATCACTATTCGTACTGCTAAATTTGTAACAAACAATTTTGTCCCTGTCATTGGTCGGATCTTCACTGAAACGACTGATACAGTCATAAGTGCATCTTTACTATTAAAAAACACTGTCGGTATAGTTGGAGTAGCAATATTGTTATTAATTGCGGTATTCCCAGCGCTGAAAATATTATCAATAGCAGTTATTTATAAATTGACTGCAGCTTTGATACAACCTATTGGCGGTGGTCCTGTTATAGATTGCTTAGATATTATTAGCAAAAGTATTATCTATATTTTTGCTGCTTTAGCAATCGTATCACTTATGTTTTTTCTAAGTATTACAGTAATTATTGCAGTTGGAAATATGACTATGATGGTGAGGTAG
- the spoIIIAD gene encoding stage III sporulation protein AD: MEIVQIVGIGLIATFLAMIVNEQKPSFAFLLVVFVSCIIFLFLIDQIYEVIRMIEKIAVNANVNMVYIETIMKIIGIAYIAEFGAQITKDAGQGAIATKIELAGKILILTMAIPILTVIIETIIRLIPSI; this comes from the coding sequence ATTGAGATTGTTCAAATTGTTGGTATTGGTTTGATTGCTACGTTCTTAGCGATGATTGTCAATGAACAAAAACCATCATTTGCATTTTTACTAGTTGTGTTTGTGAGCTGTATTATTTTTCTATTTCTAATAGATCAAATCTATGAAGTTATTCGAATGATAGAAAAAATAGCTGTGAATGCTAATGTGAATATGGTATACATCGAAACGATCATGAAGATTATTGGAATTGCATATATAGCAGAATTTGGTGCGCAGATTACTAAAGATGCAGGTCAAGGAGCAATTGCTACTAAGATAGAATTAGCCGGCAAAATTTTAATTTTAACGATGGCTATCCCTATTTTAACTGTCATCATTGAAACGATCATAAGATTAATCCCATCAATATGA
- the spoIIIAC gene encoding stage III sporulation protein AC, whose product MGIDVDVIFKIAGVGIVVAFLHTILKQMGKEDYAHWVTLLGFVYILFMVASIVDDLFKKIKSVFLFQG is encoded by the coding sequence GTGGGCATAGATGTGGATGTCATATTTAAAATAGCTGGCGTAGGTATAGTAGTTGCATTTCTCCATACAATTTTAAAACAAATGGGAAAAGAAGATTACGCACATTGGGTAACCTTATTAGGTTTTGTTTATATTTTGTTTATGGTAGCTTCAATTGTCGATGACTTATTTAAAAAAATTAAGTCAGTCTTTTTGTTTCAAGGGTAA
- the spoIIIAB gene encoding stage III sporulation protein SpoIIIAB codes for MKFLGAVIILIASTWTGFEAAKQLTERPRQLRQLKVALQSLEAEIMYGHLPLHDAAMNLATQLQKPLSWLFEGFAKNLEASDTSVKDAWNKSLQEVWKFTSLKAGEMEILRQFGETLGQHDRTSQQKHILLALNHLEREENEAKEQQLRYEKMVKSLGFLGGLLLIILLL; via the coding sequence ATGAAGTTTCTTGGTGCAGTGATAATACTAATTGCTTCTACGTGGACAGGTTTTGAAGCTGCTAAGCAATTAACGGAGAGACCACGTCAACTTAGGCAGTTAAAGGTGGCATTACAATCACTCGAGGCAGAAATCATGTATGGTCATCTTCCGCTGCATGATGCAGCTATGAATTTGGCAACACAACTTCAAAAACCACTCTCCTGGTTGTTTGAGGGTTTTGCGAAAAATCTAGAGGCAAGTGATACAAGTGTAAAAGATGCTTGGAATAAGAGCTTACAGGAAGTATGGAAGTTTACATCTTTAAAAGCAGGAGAAATGGAGATACTTAGGCAATTTGGCGAGACTCTTGGTCAGCACGACCGTACTTCACAACAAAAGCATATACTGTTAGCTTTAAATCATTTAGAAAGAGAAGAGAATGAGGCGAAGGAACAACAGCTACGATATGAAAAAATGGTAAAAAGTTTAGGATTTTTAGGTGGTTTATTACTAATAATTTTATTGCTGTAG
- the spoIIIAA gene encoding stage III sporulation protein AA, whose protein sequence is MDEVYNVLPQSISLLLTKYSPSTLKKIEEIRVRVTKPLEVIIEGKPQFHPYLVTHEDGRQLLNKISQYSIYTLEEELRRGYITIEGGHRVGLAGKVITENGNVKAIRNVSSFNIRIAKQKIGVANHLTNYLYNNRWLNTILIGPPQTGKTTLLRDITRIISLGIADENIQSCKVGIVDERSEIAGSVNGIPQHDLGERVDILDACPKAEGMMMMIRSMSPDVLVVDEIGRVEDSEAILEAVNAGVRLFVTVHGYEWQDLKKRPSLRPILEMEVFDRFIELTRRNGPGTVSRVLNARGENIMNKVRVT, encoded by the coding sequence ATGGATGAGGTTTATAATGTGTTGCCACAGTCAATCTCTCTTCTTCTTACAAAATATTCTCCATCGACCCTCAAAAAAATAGAAGAAATACGAGTAAGAGTTACGAAACCATTGGAAGTTATCATTGAAGGTAAACCACAGTTTCATCCATATTTGGTTACACATGAGGATGGACGCCAACTTCTAAATAAAATCAGCCAATATTCAATTTATACGTTAGAAGAGGAGCTTAGGAGAGGGTACATTACAATTGAAGGTGGACATCGGGTTGGCTTGGCAGGAAAGGTTATAACAGAAAATGGGAATGTGAAAGCGATTCGAAATGTGTCTTCTTTTAATATTCGAATTGCAAAGCAAAAGATAGGTGTGGCAAATCATTTAACTAATTATTTATATAACAACCGATGGCTAAATACTATTTTAATCGGTCCACCGCAGACTGGAAAAACAACTCTATTGAGAGATATTACGCGGATAATAAGTTTAGGGATAGCTGATGAGAATATCCAGTCGTGCAAGGTAGGTATAGTTGATGAACGTTCTGAAATAGCTGGTAGTGTCAATGGTATCCCACAGCATGACCTTGGAGAAAGGGTAGATATCCTTGATGCTTGTCCAAAAGCAGAGGGTATGATGATGATGATTCGTTCTATGAGCCCTGATGTACTAGTAGTAGATGAAATAGGTAGAGTAGAAGATAGTGAGGCGATATTAGAAGCAGTAAACGCAGGGGTGAGATTATTTGTGACTGTGCATGGATACGAATGGCAGGATTTAAAAAAGCGTCCATCTCTTAGGCCCATTCTTGAAATGGAAGTGTTTGATCGGTTTATAGAATTGACGAGAAGGAATGGTCCAGGGACTGTTTCGCGAGTATTGAATGCTAGAGGTGAAAACATCATGAATAAAGTGAGAGTGACCTAA
- the efp gene encoding elongation factor P, whose amino-acid sequence MISVNDFRTGLTVEVDGGIWRVIDFQHVKPGKGAAFVRSKLRNLRTGAIQEKTFRAGEKVGKAQIDNRKMQYLYANGDQHVFMDNHTYEQIELPETQIEYELKFLKENMPVAIMMYQGETIGVELPNSVELVVTETEPGIKGDTASGGSKPATIETGLIVQVPFFVNEGDKLVINTTDGTYVSRA is encoded by the coding sequence ATGATTTCAGTTAATGATTTTAGAACAGGATTAACGGTAGAAGTAGACGGAGGTATTTGGAGAGTAATAGATTTCCAACACGTAAAACCAGGAAAAGGAGCAGCGTTTGTTAGATCTAAGCTTCGTAACCTTCGTACAGGTGCTATTCAAGAAAAAACTTTCCGTGCAGGTGAAAAAGTAGGGAAAGCACAAATTGATAATCGCAAAATGCAATATTTATATGCAAATGGTGATCAACATGTATTTATGGATAATCATACTTATGAACAAATTGAGTTACCTGAGACTCAAATCGAATATGAATTGAAATTCTTAAAAGAAAACATGCCAGTTGCTATCATGATGTATCAAGGTGAAACAATCGGAGTAGAACTACCGAACTCTGTAGAATTAGTCGTAACAGAAACAGAGCCTGGTATTAAAGGCGATACTGCTTCTGGAGGATCAAAGCCAGCAACTATTGAAACTGGGCTAATTGTTCAAGTTCCATTCTTCGTTAACGAAGGGGATAAGTTAGTCATTAATACTACAGATGGTACTTACGTTTCACGCGCATAA